In Terriglobus aquaticus, the genomic window CATGTGGAGCCAGCCGGAACGGAGTTGCACGTGTTCCCGGCCACTGAGAAGTCACCCGTCGTACTGGCGGTAGTCAAGCTTGAGTTGAAGACCGAGTTGTTGGTAATCGAGAAAGTCTTCGCGGCGGAAGCGAAGCCCACCGCCTGATTACCGAAGTCGGCTGAGGCTGGTGCGATGGTAGCCGGGCCGCCGTTGTTGGACAGGTCGAAAAGGCTGTACTCCAGCAGCTTCTCCTGCGGAGTCATGCTCGTCGCGGTATCGCACTCGGTCGGGAAGGTCTTGCCGCGCGAGGTACCGGTGTTCTCCACGTGGTACTCGTTGAACAGAACGCGGCCGCACTGATTGTTGGTCTGTCCGACCGGAGTGGCGAACGTGAACTGCATCACGTTGTTCGTGGAGTTCAATGTCAGCCACACCTGGGTGGGCGGGTTCACTCCATTCAGATCGTTCCTGGTGGTCTGCAGGTCGATCTGTCCAGGCGTGCTGGATGCTCCCACCAGCGATAGCCAACGGGTCAGGGTCACGCCACTGCCAAAGTTGGGATTGACCGTCGCTGGGCCGTTCGCGAGTGAGCTGCTGGCCCCGCGCCAGTTCGCAACGGTGTCAAAGGGTGGGTTGTGATACATCCACTCGTAGGCGTAGTGGCTTGCGTAAACGCGTCCACCCGCGTTCGCGTACGTGACAAGGTTGCTGAGTTGCGCGGCAGGCTCGTTGAACGCGTTACCTTCGCACGGCAGCATCAGCACGTCGTACCCATTCAGCGTGGTCTGACTGCCGAGCAGCGTCGCGGCACTGGTGGTCCCGGCGTCGATGGTAGCGCCGGGCGCGTTTGCGGCAGCGAAGACCTGGATGCGTCCCGATCCGCCTCCGTCGGTGAACTCCGAGTCCGCGATGCCGACCTTGCGCAGTACGCACTCTACCTGGTCCGCGTTGCCGGTCAGCACCGCGAACTTGGGGATATCGCCCTCTGTCTGATTGGTGGGGAAGCGGGCCCCGTTGACTACGGTGTTCGTGCAGGCGGTTGTCTGCGGGATCGTGATCTGGCGACGCCACTTGCCGGCAACAATTACCAGAGGGATGTTGGTGCCGACCGGGACGTTGCCGATCGAGAAGGTTCCGTCCGGGGCGGTAAATGTACCCACCAGCGGCGATCCGGATGGCAGAGCCCCGGGTACCGGGCATGAGACGCCCGCGGGAAAAGCACCGACCACTGCATTCGGAATGTAAACCGTAACGTTCGGGATGGGATCGGTGCCGTTGGGCGCATACACCGTGCCGCTGATGCTGGTAGTTCCGCCAGACGGACATTGCACCTGTTGCTGGCAAAGACCGGTGCACGGAGCCGAAGAAGTCTGCCCCTGCAGGGCAAGCGGGACCAGAGAGATGGCAAGGCCAAAGCGGGACAAAGTCATAGGCAGAACACCCGAGCCATTCAGGCTGGTGATTTACGTGCGGTCAGACGGTGAGTGGAGCATACTGCACGAAACGCCGGATGGACAGCGGCTGCAAGGGAAGCGGGTATTTGCCAAAGCTGAGGAGGATTGCGCTGATGGTGTTTGCGTCAGTGCACCGCGTGCGAGACACTGAGCGCAAACCTTTCTAGTTGTGGAGATTGCCTGTGATGCGAAGCGGTTCCCGCCGCCCTATGTTGTGCGGCCTGTTGGCTGGATCCATGCTGCTGGGGCATGTGGCCTTTGGACAGCAGCCCAATCCGGATGAACCCGGCAAGGCCACCGATGCGAACAGGGAAAAGCCGCTACCGGTGCCCGCGGAAATTGCAAGCACGACGAAACATGATCTTCTGCTGAACGGACGGACGATTCACTACACCGCGGCGGCCGGGAACCTGTTGATTGCGGACGAGAAGGACAAGCCGAACGCAAGCATCTTCTACACGGCTTACACCGAGGATGGTGCCGACCCTCGCACCCGGCCAGTCACCTTCTTCTACAACGGCGGCCCCGGCGCGGCGTCGCTGTGGCTCCATATGGGATCGTTCGGTCCGGTGAGGGTGGTTACGGAATCCCCAAACCCGACCGGTCCTGCGCCGTTCAAAGTAGTGCCGAACGATTCAAGTCTTCTGGATAAGTCAGACCTTGTCTTCATCGATGCACCGATGTGCGGTTACTCCCGCGCGGTCGGCACGGGAAAGGTCAAGGACTTTGCCGGAGTCGACCAGGACGTTGCGGCCTTTCACAAGTTCATCGTCAAGTACCTGACGCACACGCAGCGGTGGGCATCGCCGAAGTACCTGTTTGGCGAAAGCTATGGAACGCCGCGATCGGCAGCGCTGGTCGCCTCGCTGCAGGACGACGGACTCGAGTTCAACGGTGTGGTGCTGCTGAGTTCCATCCTGAACTACGGTGTTCGCACGCCGGGCTATGACCTGACCAGCATGGTGTACCTGCCGAGCTATGCCGCGATTGCCTGGTACCAGAACAAGGTGCCACATACGGGAACGCTGGAGCAGTTTGTGGAGCAGGCCCGCGAGTTCGACCGCACCGTCTACATGCCTGCGCTGGCGCAGGGTGACCGCCTCTCCGCAGCACAGATGAACGACATCGCGGCGAAGCTTTCCGGCTTCACCGGTTTGAGCGTGCAGTGGCTGAAGGAGGCGAAGCTGCGCATTGACCCATCCCGATTTCGCAAGGAGTTGCTGCGCGATCAGGAGCGCACCATGGGTCGCTATGATGCTCGCTTTCTCGGCTATGATTTCGACGCTGCCGGGGAGAATCCTGGCTATGACCCGTCGGATACGGGCATCAGCGGAGCGTATGTGGCTGCTTTCCATGACTACGCTCAGCGCGAGCTGAAGTACATGAGCGAGGAACCGTTCTACCTAAGCGGTCCTGGCGTAAATGAAGCGTGGGAGTGGAAGCACAAGGCAGCAGGAAGCCGGGGGCAGGCGCAGGCTGTGCCTGATACCGCGGTCGACCTGGCGGACGCCCTGCGAAAGAATCCGCACCTGAAGGTGTATAGCGCGAACGGCTGGTTCGACCTGGCAACTCCGTTCTACGAAACGGAATGGGACCTGGGCCACATGAGTCTGCCCGAGGCCATCAAGGGCAACGTGGAGTTCGGGTATTATCCGGCGGGGCACATGGTGTACCTGAATGTGGACGCGCTGAAGCAGTTCAAGGTGGACCTGAGCAAGTGGTACGACGAACGGAAGTAAGGCGTCGCGCAACGGGGAATCGGCTCAACGGCAGTACAGGAGAGAAGTTATGTGTCGGATCGGATGTGTATTGGCAGGAACGTTGGCGCTGTTCTCAGTAACTGCACCCGCACAGCAGCGGGACTACAAAGACACCTACACGGCTGCCGATGCAGGGAAGGCGATCGCGCCGGCTGCGGCTTTGGACGTGATGCTAACGCAACTGGAGGTGCAGGTGATTCGTGCGGCGGAGGCGATGCCGGCGGAGAAGTACGGCTTTGCTCCCAGCACTGCAAACTTTGCGACCGGCAGTCCGGCGAAGTTCGACGGGGTGCGTACGTTCGCACAGCAGGCGACGCACCTTATCAGCGCCAACTATTACTTCTACTCGACATTGGGCAAGACCAAGCCGCCCGTGGACATGCAAGCCATGAGCAAGCTGAGCGGCAAGGAAGAGATCGTCGCTGCGCTCAAGCAGAGCTTTGCCTTCGCGCATACCCAGATCGGTACCGTGACCAATGCCAATGCCTTTACCGCGATCGAAGGCGCCGATGGCATGCATACACCTGCGACGCTGGCTGCCTTCGGTGTTGCGCATGGCTACGACCACTATGGGCAGATGGTGGAATACCTGCGTATGAACGGCATCGTCCCGAGCGGCAGCAAGTAGCGCGCTCTCATCACTCAAAGCAAACGAGCCCGCGTGAATGCGGGCTCGTTGCTTGGGTGCTGACACGGTGACCTGTGCGGGCAATTACGGCTTGCCGCGGCTCGCAACTTCGCGGTCCTCGAAGCTCTGCCGGGAAGACATAAACACCGCGAACGTCATGGGAGGCAGATCGAGGGAGTTGTTCTGCACCGTCAGACCTTCCCGGGACACGAGAGTCAGCCGTTCGCCCTCCAACAAGGTGAAGGAATACGGCTTGCTTCCAAGGTTTGCGGTAATTCGTGCCTCCTCACGCTGATACACGAGAACGCGCTGGTCCTCATCGCAGGAAACGCGAAGGTGGTTCAAGTCTCCGTCATTCAGACACACATGGCTGCGCCGCAACCGAATGAGGCTCTTGACCCAGTTGAGCATCTCAGCGTGCTTGCCCTCGTTTACTTCGTCCCAGTTCAGCTTTGAAGCCTCGTACGTCGCCTGATCTTCGGGATCCGGCACGTCGTCGCCGAAACCGAATGCGGCGAACTCCTGCCGGCGACCCTCGGCGACCTGCTTGCGAAGCTCTTCATCCTCGTGGTCGGCAAAATACAGGAATGGCGTGGAAGCAGCCCACTCCTCTCCCTGAAACAACATGGGGACATACGGCGCAGTGAGCAGCAGACCTGCCGAGACCTTGGCAGCATCCAGGCCGACGAGATGTTCAATGCGCTCGCCTTTCGCACGATTTCCGACCTGGTCGTGGTTCTGGTCGAAGTGGATGAAATGGTGCGCGGACAGGCCGCTTGGTGGACGGCCGTGCTTCCGCTTGCGGAAGTCGGAATAGTTTCCGTCATACACATAGCTCTGCTGGAGCGACTTCTTGAGGTCTGCTAACTCTCCGAAGTCAGCGTAGTAGCCCGCTTCGCCCTTCTCGGGTGTGTACAGCAGGCTGAAGAGCGAGTGGTGAAAGTCGTCGCTCCACTGCGCGTCCATGCCGTAGCCGTTGGCCTCGCGCGACCGGATGATCCGCGGGTCGTTCAGGTCACTCTCTGCGATCAGGAAAAACTCTCGCGTCAACGTGGAACTGAGCCGTTCTACCTCTGTCGAGATTTGCTCAAGAAAGTGAACCGAGGAGAGATCGATGAAGGCGTGAACCGCGTCGAATCGCAGCCCGTCGCAGTGGTAATCCTTCAGCCACATGAGCACACTGTCGACGAAGAAGCGACGTACCTCGTCCGCACCTTCACCGTCCAGGTTCACGGCTGGACCCCAGGGCGTCTTCCGGTCATCGTTCAGGTAATTGCCAAATTTGGTCGTGTAGTTGCCAACCGGTCCAAAGTGGTTGAAGACTACGTCCAGAATGACGCTGAGGCCGTTCGCATGACAGGCGTCGACGAAGCGCTTGAATCCATCGGGGCCGCCATAGGGCTCGTGCGTGGCGAAGAGGGCCACGCTGTCGTAGCCCCAGCCCTGCTTGCCGGCCCACCCGGCGATAGGCAACACTTCCACGTGGGTGATTCCAAGTTCAGCCAGATACTGCAGGTGGGGAATGGCCCCGTCGAAAGTGCCTTCCTTGCTGAACGTGCCGACGTGCAGCTCATAGATCACCGCACCGGTCTTTGGAGCGCCGCGCCATAGCTGGTCGTGCCACTCGAACTTGCTATGGTCGTACAGTTCAGAAAGACCATGCACACCGTCCTGCTGCCGCAGGCTGCGCGGATCGGGGTACGGTTGTGGGTCGTCGTCCAACAGAAAGGCATAACGATCTCCACACTCTGCCTCCGGAACCTCCAGGGTCCACCAGCCACGCTTGCTGGGACCCTCCATCGGCAAAACCTTGTCGCTCCACTGCAGGGACATCTTCTGGGCTTTAGGCGCCCAAACTCCAAAGCGATGCACTCCATCAACCTCCGTCAACTTGCCTAGTTTGAGTGCGCGAGAGCTTTTGCAGT contains:
- a CDS encoding choice-of-anchor D domain-containing protein, which translates into the protein MTLSRFGLAISLVPLALQGQTSSAPCTGLCQQQVQCPSGGTTSISGTVYAPNGTDPIPNVTVYIPNAVVGAFPAGVSCPVPGALPSGSPLVGTFTAPDGTFSIGNVPVGTNIPLVIVAGKWRRQITIPQTTACTNTVVNGARFPTNQTEGDIPKFAVLTGNADQVECVLRKVGIADSEFTDGGGSGRIQVFAAANAPGATIDAGTTSAATLLGSQTTLNGYDVLMLPCEGNAFNEPAAQLSNLVTYANAGGRVYASHYAYEWMYHNPPFDTVANWRGASSSLANGPATVNPNFGSGVTLTRWLSLVGASSTPGQIDLQTTRNDLNGVNPPTQVWLTLNSTNNVMQFTFATPVGQTNNQCGRVLFNEYHVENTGTSRGKTFPTECDTATSMTPQEKLLEYSLFDLSNNGGPATIAPASADFGNQAVGFASAAKTFSITNNSVFNSSLTTASTTGDFSVAGNTCNSVPAGSTCTLSVVFTPTALGARTGALSATFAGTSLAATLTGTGVQAFGTSVTSLNFGNLDVGASATQAIQITNQAPGPLPFPSLAVSGDYHTSTDCPTTLPAGATCNLYVTFTPTASGTRSGSIAPAVGASITLTGNGVDFSVAFQHNSDSVFAGLSDPNVINLAGIAGFSAPVTLTCTSTVPVSSCSLTGASTLALSAPVSVQSSVSTASQYTLVGYGHTSLWTALAAALSVAGLLRLRRKYPELARLGILCVGLWCTASLLSGCSGKIPNQNSVYTPPGAYTVTLTASDGFLTHSSTYQLTVKQH
- a CDS encoding S10 family peptidase gives rise to the protein MRSGSRRPMLCGLLAGSMLLGHVAFGQQPNPDEPGKATDANREKPLPVPAEIASTTKHDLLLNGRTIHYTAAAGNLLIADEKDKPNASIFYTAYTEDGADPRTRPVTFFYNGGPGAASLWLHMGSFGPVRVVTESPNPTGPAPFKVVPNDSSLLDKSDLVFIDAPMCGYSRAVGTGKVKDFAGVDQDVAAFHKFIVKYLTHTQRWASPKYLFGESYGTPRSAALVASLQDDGLEFNGVVLLSSILNYGVRTPGYDLTSMVYLPSYAAIAWYQNKVPHTGTLEQFVEQAREFDRTVYMPALAQGDRLSAAQMNDIAAKLSGFTGLSVQWLKEAKLRIDPSRFRKELLRDQERTMGRYDARFLGYDFDAAGENPGYDPSDTGISGAYVAAFHDYAQRELKYMSEEPFYLSGPGVNEAWEWKHKAAGSRGQAQAVPDTAVDLADALRKNPHLKVYSANGWFDLATPFYETEWDLGHMSLPEAIKGNVEFGYYPAGHMVYLNVDALKQFKVDLSKWYDERK
- a CDS encoding DinB family protein, which produces MCRIGCVLAGTLALFSVTAPAQQRDYKDTYTAADAGKAIAPAAALDVMLTQLEVQVIRAAEAMPAEKYGFAPSTANFATGSPAKFDGVRTFAQQATHLISANYYFYSTLGKTKPPVDMQAMSKLSGKEEIVAALKQSFAFAHTQIGTVTNANAFTAIEGADGMHTPATLAAFGVAHGYDHYGQMVEYLRMNGIVPSGSK
- the treZ gene encoding malto-oligosyltrehalose trehalohydrolase, whose translation is MHRFGVWAPKAQKMSLQWSDKVLPMEGPSKRGWWTLEVPEAECGDRYAFLLDDDPQPYPDPRSLRQQDGVHGLSELYDHSKFEWHDQLWRGAPKTGAVIYELHVGTFSKEGTFDGAIPHLQYLAELGITHVEVLPIAGWAGKQGWGYDSVALFATHEPYGGPDGFKRFVDACHANGLSVILDVVFNHFGPVGNYTTKFGNYLNDDRKTPWGPAVNLDGEGADEVRRFFVDSVLMWLKDYHCDGLRFDAVHAFIDLSSVHFLEQISTEVERLSSTLTREFFLIAESDLNDPRIIRSREANGYGMDAQWSDDFHHSLFSLLYTPEKGEAGYYADFGELADLKKSLQQSYVYDGNYSDFRKRKHGRPPSGLSAHHFIHFDQNHDQVGNRAKGERIEHLVGLDAAKVSAGLLLTAPYVPMLFQGEEWAASTPFLYFADHEDEELRKQVAEGRRQEFAAFGFGDDVPDPEDQATYEASKLNWDEVNEGKHAEMLNWVKSLIRLRRSHVCLNDGDLNHLRVSCDEDQRVLVYQREEARITANLGSKPYSFTLLEGERLTLVSREGLTVQNNSLDLPPMTFAVFMSSRQSFEDREVASRGKP